One Coffea eugenioides isolate CCC68of chromosome 2, Ceug_1.0, whole genome shotgun sequence genomic window, TGTAGTGAAAAAAATCTAGAGGAGGTGTCAGGTACCATTTTGCTTTAGTTAGATTCTCATACCTATTACCATCTTATGCATAGCTTTTTTAGATTTCCTCCCTCCAAATTAGGTTATAGAAATGTTATTGTtatcataaaaaaaatgaaaaatcgtCTCGAGCACCATAACATGCCTAATCTGACCTTTTGGTATTCCCGCTTTCCTTTCTACTCTACAACTTGAAGTCAATCTTGTACTGCCAAATAGAGAAATTTTCTTGCTGTTGCTCAACACTCATTTGCAACACACGCTTTGATGCCAAGCCGGTACCCCTTTTTGAATTAGCACAAAGCATTGAAAATTGCTTCCAGGAAGTGCGAGCATGCATGGCTAGATTGGTTTGACTTTGATCACTTGCTCCAAAAAAGAGAAACTAGGCTGTAAATTCTCAAGAGTATGATAGTAAAATAGATGTTACACACAATACTTCTTTTCTCCTACCAAAAGATGTGGATGCTCATATCAAATCACTCGGACGCACTCAAATAAATTGCTAGCAACTCTAAAATTGTAAGCTCTGCCATCAAATTGAGATCTTGAATCGTTTTAGAACATCTTAGTGCAAATGATAGTGATAATTTGATGAAAAATGACGAAGTTTGTAATGCATGACTATGAGATTGAAGTGTAAATATAAGATGAGAAAACGTCTCAACCCCTTGTTCTCCTCATTTTTAGGACTCCATTAATTTGATAGACGCATGCCCTTAATTTTGTTGTCAAAATCTATTGTAATTTTCACATTTCTTAAACACACTTTagctaacacaggtgcatgaTAAGTATCATTATGCATGGTGGTGTCATGCCTCAgatagatttttatttttatttttttttggtaaaagaaAAGTTTATGTGGGTTGTGCTTCGATCACCACCATAAATCAGAGCAATGTTATACGTTGAAGTTTTTACAAATTATCCACCAACACAATCCTCACGTTAGCAACGAGATTCAAATATTTCGTAAGCAAAATGATCCATTCTTACTAAATATTCAGTTTAGTAAAACTGAGGTCTAGAAAGTAAAATATGAAATCTGGAGTTGCTTTCATTTGATTTCTTCATATTTATCTAAACCTTCACATCAATatagttattttattatttatcttTTTCCTAAAATATGCATACATATAAAGTGTGCCTCTCACCGACTGCTAGATATTGAATATATgcaaaatatattatttatatatattaatatttttaacaaattaGTTAACATAATGCAATTGTACATTCAATGATGTTACTCTTTTTTATATGCAAAAAAATTGTTCCTActattcttcttttattttttttctcaaaatttgaaTGCATGGTCAAATAAGCAAGTTGTACTAAATTGGGAATCGACATTGGCGGCGTAGGAAGCAGTTTCACACGGAATACATAAGCGCCAACTGTTTCTGAGAGGCAGAGCTTGCGAAATCCGCCTTGGCCTTCTCTTTCTTCCCATTTCCCGCTATATAAAAATGCTCACCAAACCAGAGATTCCCAATTCTCAACAGCCAGATTAGCCATCTCTTGTTCAACAACAGAAGGGAAGACATGGCTGTTGCTGACTCTAAAACTGCCACTAAATCCTCCTTTGAATCCATCAGAGAATGGGTTGTCGAGCACAAGCTTCGTACTGTTGGTAATTCTAGTACCATTTTCCCTTCTTTGCTTCTTTTTCGCTTCATTTCTCTGGTgggttttcctttttctttttcccctttttattAATGCTTGTTTTGAATTGGGTGAAAAGGGTGCTTGTGGTTGAGTGGAATTGGAGGATCCATCGCTTACAATTGGTCTCAACCGGCCATGAAAACCAGCGTCAAGATCATTCACGCTAGGTACCACATCAATCTTTCTTCGTCCTTTTTATTTGATTACCTTTTTCTCTCTTGAAGATCTATTTAACTATAGTATTTTTATCTTGTTCTTGAACATTCTTGTGCACTTTTTGGATTAAATTCTCTGTTCAGGATTTGAGCAAATTGGTTGAGATGGGTAGATTTGGGAGGAGGGCCCTTTTCATGTGCTTTTTAACCCgatcttttttccttttctttttctggagAATTAGGCATTGTGATTTTGTTGGCATATTTGAATACAATTTGATCTCACTTTACGTAGCCCTGCATAAAGATTGTATCGTTTTGCGTGCTACTAGATTATTTAGTGCCATTAGCTGATCATAATATCTAGATCATGTTTTCCTTGCTTGATGAAATTGATGGGATAGGAAAGGTTTGGGATTTATATGCTCAGAATTTATAATATGGAAGGTAATTTACGCAGTGTGCCTACAAGAACATGTTAATTGTTGCTCATGATATCTTCTGGCTTTTAAGTACTTTAGATAATTAGTTTAACCAGGCAGTGTTTTTAAATTCAAGATGCTAAGAAACAAAGTAGTTGTTGGATTGCACCATTTATTAGACTGAGATAAACAGAGGCCGATTATTTAAGTATTGTAAAATTAGTTGTTGAAGAATATAAAAGCTTGCATCTTTAATCCACGTCTGTGGGCTCATTGTAGTCATTTATGTGGACATTTTACCCTGCAAATCCATCTACCCCTATTTGGCTAAATAGCCGTCATCACATTAACAAAAGCCTCTGCATAAGCTATATTGCAGTATCCTTGAGAAGCGAATAGTACGGTTTGCCATTTTAACATACTTTTTTTAACCAACTGCTACACATTTTATGCATGAAACATGCAACAGATACTGACTTTGGTTTGATGCAAAAAGCATGTTTGATGTCTTTGAGATCTACTGTgtgaaataacttgagaaaatgtgagcaaagaaataatttttacactttgattgcatatcctatGTACATTTGACATATATAAGCACACATCTTGAAAATGATGCATGCACGTGTAAAATAGCTAATTAACTCGGCATCGTAGTTTTCTTGGGTGGTGGTGGGTGATTAGACTGTGTCTGGAGAATTGGAGAATGAAGTGAAATGTGAAATGAGATAAAGAAGTGCAGAGACTAAAGTGTATTGGGTATGTGAAATTAAAAAGTTTGAACTGTACCTTTTTCTCTACCAGCAATGGCATTTGCAATGGTAGAAAAGATGTCCTTGAGCAAGATCAGCCGCAGAGGGAGACAGAGAAGCAGAAATTATGTTGGTTTAAGTTAATCCCATAAGTGATAGTGGAAAGGTGAGGATGTCTTAAGGTATGTGGGTATAGTTGCCTTTTTCTATAGTTGTAAATGATGCAATCGAGGATTGGGACATAGAGAGTTAAAGATTACAGTGAAGTGAGGAATAGCACAAAGTGTAATACAGAAAATTTTTTGGAGACTGGAATTTGACTTGGTGACCTTAGGGTTTGTGGATATCTTCCATCTGGTTGTCGTGGTTTTGTAAGGGAAGATGGTGATTAAGGGGCGTGTTTGCAGGTTTTAGTGAAGGTATTGTTGAGTCACAGGTAGTAAGTTTGGTCTTGGAATCTGAGATCAAAGAAAAGAAGTGGATGGTTTTTGTACTTGTAGGTTAAGGAAGTTAAAGATATTTTGTAGTGTTAAACCAATTGCTTTGGATGCTGACTCTTGTGAAATTAACGTAGCTTGACGTACTGAAACTATTCCGTCTGATTTCTTCAAACTACTATGTGTAAATGGTATGGCTGTCTATCTGAACTAGTTCCATTTTGGGGATTGTCTTTTAAACAAACTTGTTTCTAACTCATTCTATTTTCCATGGGAAGACATGCTAAGCACATGGTAGACACTGTTAAATGATATTGTACCAAGAATATGCACACTGGATTTTTTTCTTCAGGAACCTCTACTCTACCTTTTCGTTTTTGCTTTTGTAATATTCATAATCGCCCCAAAACGTTATCCTCGTTTTACTTCAGGTTGCATGCCCAAGCTCTGACATTGGCTGCACTGGCTGGAGCTGCCGTTGTTGAATACTATGACCACAAAACAGGGAAAACACAAGATCGATATCCCAAATTTCTTCCGCTGGATACGTACTCACAAAAGGACTGAAGAATTAACCTACATGTGTAATTTTGAAGAGGGGTACATCAAACTCATTATGATTCCAAAATTGTGAGTTTTGACTGAAAACGTTCTTGTATTTCTATATGCTACGGTTTTGCTGATTGATCTGTGATGTAAAAATGTGCCGCCACTGGTGCATCTCGTGATTATTCATCGATAACAAGGCATTATTTGGTCCTTTTTTTATCAAGTTTAGCTACCATCAAATATCTTTCTGATTATCTAGAATATTGTGTCGCATTCGGACGTAGATTTATTGCTAGCAAGCTCTTGTGGTAATACAGGCATGAATAGATTAACTAATGACGTGATTGTTCTTTCCATTAGAATCTAATTGCAGTTGAACTGCGTTTCTTGCTGATTGGCTCTCTCTAAACCTATTTGATTGGATTCTGAGTGCAAAACTAGCCTTAATTGGGATTGTTTGATTCTTGCATTCATTCTAAAACAAGCGATGACTTGTATTCTTCAATTACGCAGAGGTCAAAATGTTGCAACTTTAATATTCCTTAGTTGTTATAGATCATGACTCCTTACAATagcctttttattttttatttttggtcaaaagcaTCGTATAATTTCATTTCTAACTTGATACCATAAGGTCTGTTAACAAAGGGCTACTATCCGAGTGATCTTTCTGTGTTCTCTCATGGAGCCTGAgactgcaaacgaatcgaatcGATCGCGAGCGGTTCGAATTCGAGCTCGACTCAAGTTCAGTCAATATCGAGCTGATCaagtcgaactcgagttcaaaaatattaaattcgTTAGCTTGCGAGCCGCAAGCTcgattttatttatatatataattttttattttaatagtaaaattacacatatatccctaatattttattatttattaaaaaaattattattttatttatttttttaaaataaaattatttttatttttattttttttaagctcAAACTTGAGCTTGACATTTTGATTTCGTCGAACTCGCTTCGTAAAATTATATTGAGGTTCCGCTCGATTAGGCCGAAACTTGACTTGACTTGAATCGTTTGCGTCCTTTGGAGAAAGTTTCCTTCTCATTTAAGATTTTTAACAAATCTAACAGCAAATTTTGCTAGATTCTGAGCATATATGTTACCTATTctattaacaaaagaaaaagtacaTTGGTCAAACAAGCCTCTCATCTTATCAATTTCGTCTAGAATAACAGCAGTTCTGGATTCCTTAACATTTTCCTCCATGATCATGTCCGCTATTGCTTTGCAATCTGATTGGAATTCCACTTCCTTCCATTGTGCTTCTCGGGCCATCATCATTCCCGTTCTGAGCGCTGCAGCTTCCTCCACTGGTGGTTCGCTTGATTATGCCTCAAATCTTGCCACATTGCTGTAAGTTTATAACCAACGATGCAATTAAGctttttcattatttctttTGCCCTTAAAAGTCAACTGGATATAGTTTTGGAGGATCAGATAAGTTCCAATTCTTTGTTTCTGGTTTTAGATCCAGGTTTAGATGAGCGGATTTTTATTTTCTCCCACTCTGCTATCCTCaatcatcttctttctttttttttttcccaagtCCTCCCACTATAGAAAAATTAAGAGCAAAACAGTGCATATTAGTACTCTTTTATAATTTGGTTTGAAGGCCCAATAGGATTTCCTGCTTTCCCTTTTTTATTCGTGATTAAAATTTTGAAGCCTACAAACTTTTGTTCGTGCTAAAATCTATGCTTGCAAATTGTCTTATCAGACAATACTTTTATCAGAGGAGTTCTTTTTAAGCATTTCCATTATCGTAAAAGCCTACCACTTCTTGAAAACCAATGTAGTATTATTTAATATGCGACCTACTAATGACATAGATATTCACATAAATAGCTTCCTCTAAAGAATTCTTGATAATTTCTCCAGCTAAATTGTTCAAGTTCTTCTGATCTAGAGCATCAAACACCTCGAAACATCAAAAGTGCTTAATCAAAGGCCATAGGTTTACACCTCTCATTTATTCTTGAGAAGTGCTTGAGCTATCCTTCCATTAGCTCCCTTGGGCAGGAAATCCACCAGGGGATCCCTCATTACCGGTAACATAAACAATCCTTAATGTCTCTGCTGGAGAGCGTTTGTATGAGGTGGAGTAATAATTCGCAGATAGGACATTGCTTGAGGTCTGATTTTCTGCGCCGAGATTTGGGTGGACATGGATGCCTTCATCCTTGTTGCCACCCTTAGCCAAGAGGTTTTTGACATTGGAAATGCGAGTTGTAAAATCAGCTACCTTGTGTTGGTATAGTTCCACCACTTGATCTGCCCGTTGGTAGAGATATAGCCTGATAACGGGCATCTTGGCCTGCTTCAACACCCAATAATGCTGCTGAAACCTGTAAATCAAGCATTAATAAATTGACCTCGAGCTCACTTCAATATTGGAAATTAATTGACGCGCGCGATTGGTTCATAACCTGATACTTTTGTGTTAGATGTCCTTCTGCTGCGTGATTTTTTGTGCTAACAAGTTTATAGACTTGCGCGCTTACTACGGTAAGTCTTGAGGAGAGGGTTTATGCCAACATATCCTGTCAGTTCAATGTATGGAACTGCATAAGTGGCCATAAAGAAACTCAGGCTGTTCTCGTAAGGGTTGAATGGAGGATCGAGAATGGAGGATCCAAATGCTGCATCAATGATCTTTGAGAAGAGTTCAGCACTTAGATCAATCTGAGGTCTTGGGATCAAAACCTACAGCGTCTTGAAGAGCTCTACGCAATTATAAGCACAAAAAAACAGTTAGGTAATGAAGAAAGAAATCCAGGTTAATGAACTTTTTTAAGGtcttaaaaaaaggaaagagaactTAATTTTGAATATGTAGTAAATTATCAACCTTAGATGACCAACTCCCTGATAACCAAACGGTTGCAATACTTTGTGTGAGcttgtccaaatttgctttTAGGACACCAATAGGAGCAGCGCATCTGATCCTCAACCCCCTTAAGGAG contains:
- the LOC113762807 gene encoding uncharacterized protein LOC113762807, which produces MAVADSKTATKSSFESIREWVVEHKLRTVGCLWLSGIGGSIAYNWSQPAMKTSVKIIHARLHAQALTLAALAGAAVVEYYDHKTGKTQDRYPKFLPLDTYSQKD